CTCGATCATGGTGGTCAGCAGCTCATCGCGCTCGTCGATGAGATCGTCGCCGAGAAGCACCGCGAACGAGCTGTCGCCGACGTGCGCCTTGGCCCGCAGCACGGCGTGCCCCAGGCCCTTGGGCTCACCCTGGCGAAGGTAATGGATGTCAGCCAGATCGCTGGACTTCATGACGCGCTCGAGGCGGGCCATATCGCCCTTCTCCGTGAGCTTCACTTCGAGTTCCGGCACGGAGTCGAAGTGATTGGAGATCATGTTCTTGTTGCGGCCGATGATCACGAGGATGTCATCGATACCGGCGGCGGCGGCTTCTTCGACCACGTACTGGATAGCCGGCTTGTCCACCACCGGAAGCATCTCCTTCGGCATCGCCTTGGTCGCAGGAAGGAAGCGCGTGCCGAGGCCGGCTGCCGGAATGACTGCCTTCATTTTCTGGTGTCCCATCTGGCCAGCTTAGCGGGGGCCCTCACGGCATAGACCCGTAGACTCGAGGCATGTCCACCGACATCGAGCAGGAGAAGCGCGCCTTGCGTGCGGAGCTGCGTGAGCGTCGACAGCTGCTCTCCGACGCTCAGCGCGCGGCTGCAGCCTCCGGCATCCACGATCAGCTCGATGCTCTCGTCGATGCGCACTCGGCCGCATCGATCTCATGCTTCCTCTCCGCCACGACAGAGCCCGGCACCCGGGCATTCGTCACCGCAGCCGTTCAGCGGGGCATCCGCGTGCTGTTGCCCGTCACGCGAGCCGACGGGCTGCTGGACTGGGCGGTCGCTGACGAAGAAGGCGACGTCGCCGAGGGACTGTTCGGGCTTCCGGAGCCGACCGGCGAAGTGCTCGGCCCCATCGCGGTGAACGACGTCGACCTCATGATCATCCCCGCGGCCGCCGTCGACCTGACCGGCATGCGCCTCGGGTGGGGTCGTGGCTATTTCGACAAGACCATCGGTTCCATGGAGAAATGCCCTCCGGTGTATGCGGTGATCTATGATTCCGAAGTACTCGATTCCCTTCCGCGAGAAGTGCACGACCAGCCGGTCACCGGCGTCGTGACCCCCACTCGCACCCTCACCCTGTCGCCAGCGCGGCACTGATCCATCCGAGACGATATGCCCACCTATGCCTATGCCTGCACGTCGTGCGGCCACCAGTTCGACGCCGTCCAGAGCTTTTCCGAGGACGCCCTCGCCATCTGCCCGGAGTGCGGCGGAGCGTTGCGGAAGCAGTATGGATCGATCGGCGTGACGTTCAACGGCTCGGGCTTCTATCGCACCGATTCGCGGAGTGGCGGCGGCGAAAAGCCGAACTCTTCGTCATCATCGAAGTCGGAGACGTCGACGAGTTCCGCCCCGGCGCCCGCAGCGACTCCAGCCTCGACCTGAGGTCTGCTTCGACAAATGGGGGTTCCCGTGTTCCAGGGATTCAAAGAATTCATCACCAAGGGCAATGTCATCGACCTTGCTGTGGCCGTCGTCATCGGCGGTGCGTTCACAGCGATCGTGACCGCTGTCGTGGACAGCATCATCACGCCTCTCGTCGCGCTGTTCTATCAGCCGGACGCATCGGGCAACATCGGACCGACGCTCACCGGCATCTACGGCCAGTCGGTCACCTTTCCTCTGGGCAACCTGATCACCGCGCTGATCAGCTTCCTGGCGGTCGCGCTCGTCGTGTACTTCGTGTTCGTCGTGCCGATGAACACGTACAAGGAGCGCCAGGCGGCACGCAACCCCGCCGTCGAGGAGGACACTCTGCCGAGCGAGCAGGAACTGCTCATCGAGATCCGCGATCTGCTCCGCAAGGACGCACTGAACTGACGCGATTTCCCAGTTCGAGGCCCTCATCTCCACGCGGAGGTGGGGGCCTTTCAATAGTGCGGGGGCACGTCTTCCTGCATGCGAGCATCGTTCGGGCCGGCGTCACGGCCGATCTTCTTCTCGCGCGCAGGGTTCGTCGCCACCTCCGGTGACGGGTCGGTGCCAGGGGCCGGGGTGAGACGGGCGCGACGACTACCCGGCACCCGCACGATCCGCTGTCGTTCGGGCTCCGGTGATGTCTGGTCAGACATCGCCGGGAAGGTCGATCGGCTGCGTGTCGGTGTCGGACTTCACGGCATCCGCAGCGATGCCGAGCACCGCCGCGATGCGCGATGCCGCTGTCACCGGGTCGCTGTAGAGGTCGAATGCGTGCACGCGCACGTAGTGCCATCCCAGGCGGCGCAGCACGTGCGGGCGCAGGCGGAGCGTCTCCCGCAGCGACTCTCCGCGCGACTCCGGATCGGACTCGATGACGACCGCCTTGCCGCCATGCTGCGCGACAAGCGGCAGAAGACCGCGGTAGTCGACGTCGACCGATGCGCCGAGTCGGCGCAGTTCGCGCGCGAGAGCGAGCGTGAGCGGGTCGGCGAGGTCCTCAAGGCGCGAATCGCGGCTGCGGGTGGCGAGTCCGCCGAGGATCGACATGAGAGTGGATGCGCCGTGCTCCAGCCGTCCGTCGTCGAACGACGAGGGACGTATCGACGAGACCAGCACCATCGAACGGCGCGCCCTGGTCATCCCGACCGTCAACAGCCGCTCCCCGTCCGGCGTGGACAGGTCACCGAAGTCGCTGAGCACGCGGCCGTGCTTCGTCAGACCGTAGCCCAGCGAGAAGATGACGCGGTCGCGACTCTCGGCCACCGATTCCTCGAGGGTGAGAACAGCGAACGGCTCAGCCGTGTCGCGGCCGACGAAGTCGGCGACATCCGATCTGCCCGCGAACGCGCTGGTCACGGCAGCCCTCACACGCTCGGAGTGGCGAGCGCTCGCGGTGATGACCATGAGCGATTCAGAGGGGCGGTGCACCGCATGCTCGACGACGAGCGTCACCACGCGAGCGACCTCGGCGTCAGGGCTTTCGACCGCACCCGAGATCGGATCGGGTGCGCCGACCCCGCCCTCGACGTAGTCGACAGTGAGACTGCCGCGCCCGAGATAGGAACCGGCCCATGGCAGCGAGATGATCTCGCCGCCGTAGAACGCATCGTTGATGAGTTCCGCGAGGTCTTCTCCCCCGGCACGATAGCTGCGGGTGAGCGTCATGACAGGAAGCAGTTCAGCGAGGCGCTCGAACACCGAGACGTCGTCGAACGGCACCTCCGCCTCCCATTCCCGGTCGGCATCGACAGCGACCTCGAACGGGGTGGGGCGCTGCGTGACCGGGTCGCCGAAGGCGACCACCTGGCGGGCCCTCCGGATCGCCGGCGCAGCCTCGGCGAGGTTGATGGCCGCGGCATCCACCAGCAGCACGGCGTCGAACTCGACAGAGTCGGGGATCTCAGGCACCTGGTACGGCGACGAGATCCATGCCGGGGCGAGCACGTTCATGAGGGTCGGTGCGGCGCCGATGATCTCGGCGGTCGACGGCACGCCCTGGGTGAGAGCGCGCCGCAGATGCTGTGATTCCGTGGGCTCATCGACGATGGCGATGCGCCACTGATTCGCCAGCTGCCAGGCCAGGAGCGGACCGGCCATCGATGCGTGCGCCTCGTCCACGAGACGGAAGTCGCGCTCCAGCCGATCGACGACCGCGGTGTTCGCGCCGAGCAGGGCGCGGTCGTCCTGCAGCGCCCGCTCGAGAAGAGACTGCCACCAGGCGAACTCCAGCTCCTCCGCAACCTGGTCCTCGGCGACGTGACGCACCGAGAGCTCTGCGAGCAGCGGTTCGAGGCCGAGCGTCGCCAGCGTGTCACGGATCGTCGCCCGCTCGACGAGATTGTCGAACACGTCGGAGCGCGCGGCGAGGCCTGCGAGGGTGCGCACCAGTCGCTCGACGGGCAGCGAGGCCAGCGGCTCACGCCGCCCGAGTGCGACGTCGAGCTCTGCCAGCTCGGCGCTCACGCGCTGCCACGATCCATAGACATCGGAGAGACCGAGCGGGATCTCCGGGGCCACACCCGCGTCGACGAACCGCTGCCACTGCGTACGCTGCTGCTGGATTCGCAGCAGCGCCTCGTGCATCTCTGTGATGTGCACGCCGGGGCGCACGTACTCCTTGGCGAGGCGGCGCAGACGACGTCGATTCGCGCCGGACATGCCTGGCGTGTCACGACGTGAGCCGTGTGCCTGGATGAGCTCACCCAGCGGGCGCTCGAAGACGGTCGGGCTGAAGCGGTCGAGCGAGTCGCGGATGCCCTCGATCAGCCGCAGGTATTCGCCCAGCTCATCGATCGTCGCGAACGGGCGCATGCGGGTCTGGGATATGAGCTCGTAACCCCGTTCCAGCAACGCAGGAACGCTGGAGGCGTGCAGTCTGCCGGCGAGCTCATGCGCCGAGCGCGCGGCCTCGGTACTGCTGAAGGTCACTCCGTACCAGGGCGAGTCATTCGGACCGAAGCGGAACTCTCCGAGCCGAGCCGCCTGCACCAGCGCGGCAGCGGCGGCGGTACGGTCTCCGGCGAGACGGCGGAGCGTCTCGGTGCTCAGTCGTGCCGTGGTCGATGGCGGCGTGGGGAGCGATGCGAGCCTGGCGAGGTGGCGGGTGGCATCCAGCACCGACACGTCGAGCCCTGCCACCGGGGTCGTCAGGGCCTTGCGGTAGTCGCGCAGCACGGTGCGCAGGCGCACCAGCGCGTCGTCGACGTCACTGACCTTGGGCGAGGTCGCCTTCTCATTGCGTCCGATCGCACGGACGAGATCGCGGCGGATTCCTGCCGGCGAGACAGCCAGGCTGTCCAGGGCGATCCCTGCCAGTCTGTGACGCACGCCGTCGAGCGTCGAGCGTCGGGCGGAGACGATGAGAACGCGCTTCCCGGCCCGCACCAGCTCACCGAGCGCGTTGATCACCGTCTGCGTTCCGCCGGTTCCTGGAAGCGTGGCGACCACCAGCGAGTGCCCGGCGGAGATGCGAGCGAGCACAGACTCCTGTTCGGCATCGGCGTCGAGCAGCAGTGTGTCCGAGGCTGGTGCGCGATCATCCGCACTCGTGACGTGCGGTTCCGCCCGAGCCGCGGTGACCTGCTCACGGTCGGCTACGTGGCCTGCGAGCGCATTGAGAAGTGTGTGATCGAGCGACCTGCTGTCGCGAGCCATCGCCGCACCGACGTCCGCGAAAGTCGAGACGACCAGTCGTGGCAGCACGGTGAAGGTGTCGATGGATTGGGTCGCCGCGCGAAGACTGTCGATGACCGGCTGCGGTTTGAAGATGCCGCCGTCGTAGGCGAGGGAGGCAAGGGCATCGGCATCGATAGTGATGCCGAAGTGCTCGCGGGTGACGCGCACGAGCTCGGGGTTGACGATGAAGGCGCCCTGCAGCTTCAACTCGAAGTCGGTGTGATGCCGGCGGATGGCGAGCGGGCGCAGCAGAACAGGAGCTGCGAAGTCCGCTCCTCCGATGCGCCATCCGGCAAGCCCGACGGCGAGGTGCACCGCCTCGATGCCCCGCACGGTGCGCAATTCGGTGTGCTTCGCGGTGATGCGCTCTGCGGCCAGGCGAGCGGTGCGCAATCCCACTTCGTCACGGAACAGGTTGGAGAGCAGAGTGGATCTGCCGGTGATGAATTGCGGCAGGCTCCCCGGGTGCGCGCGGGAGATGTCGATCCCGCCCTCGACCGTGTCGCGATAGGTGACCAGCGGCGATGGTCCGCCGAGGTCCGCGGCTTCGGCGCGAAGTCTGGTGCGTTCGGCGTCGGCGATGTGTGCGACCGCGATGGCCGTCTGGTCGCCCTGCTGGTCGCCGAGAGTCATCGCGGCTTCCGCTGCCGCGGCATCCGCAGCCTTCTCTTCACGTCGCCACACACAGGACAGACTAGGCTCCGACCCCGCGCACTCCCTGTATCCCGGGCGGGTTTCACCGGATTGGCCCACTTTTCCTGCACATTCGGCCTCTCACCGATGCTTCTCCCCCACCCGCGGCGCCGAATGCACGCGCGTCGGCCGCGCACGTCAGGATGGGTCATGACGTTCCGCTACGACTTCGCCCCCACCCCGTTCGGCGATGCGCTCGTGGTCTTCTCCGACGAGGGGATCGTGCGCTTCGATCTGTCCGAATCCGTCGATCCCACTGTCCCGTGGCTCCTTGAAGACATCTCCTCCCGCCTTCACGCGGTGCCGGTTCCCGACCCTGGCGCCGCGGATGAGCTCGCGCATCTGCTCGACGACTACTTCGCCGGCGACGCGGTGCGGTTCGCCGATCACGTGCGGCTCGACTGGCGTCTGATCGACGGTTTCCACCGCACTGCCCTGCAGGCGATCACTTCCATCGAGTGGGGCCAGACCATGAGCTACGGTGAGGTCGCCGTGGTCGCTGGCAGCCCCGGTGCGGCACGAGCCGTCGGCACGGCGTGCCGGCTGACGCCGTTCTCGATCATCGTGCCGGTGCACCGCGTCGTGCGCTCGGACGGCAGTCCCGGTCAGTACGGCGCTCATCCGGAGCACAAGCGCTATCTGCTCGATCTGGAGCGATAGACGACAGGAACCCCCGGGGAGTGGGCCCCCGGGGGTTCCTGCTGATGGTGGATGACCGCTGCTAGTGCTCCGTCGCCTTCTCCGCGCCGAAGCCGGTGAGCGAGCGCACGTCCATCTCGGCCGCGAGCTGCGGCGACTCGGCCGTACGGCTCGTGATGGTGCCGAGCCACCCCAGGATGAAGCCGAGCGGGATCGACACGATTCCGGGGTTGTTCAGAGGCCAGATGGCGATATCGATGCCAGGGATCATCGCGGTCTCCGAACCGGAGAACACCGGCGACAGGACGATCAGGATGATCGCCGATGCGAGACCGCCGTACATGCTCCACACGGCCCCGCGGGTGTTGAAGCGGCGCCAGAAGAGCGAATACAGGATCGTAGGCAGGTTCGCCGATGCCGCGACGGCGAAGGCGAGCGCGACGAGGAAGGCGATGTTCTGCCCCTGCGCGCCGATGCCTCCGAGGATCGCGAGAATGCCGATGACGATCACCGTTCGTCTGGCGACTCTGACCTCCGCGTTGGGGTCGGCGTCGACCGGGGTGCCATCGGTCTTCTTCCGCCCCTTCTGGATGACGTTCGCATAGATGTCGTGCGCGAACGACGCTGCCGCTGTGATGGTCAGCCCGGCGACCACCGCAAGGATCGTCGCAAAGGCGACGGCCGAGATGAAGCCCAGCAGCAGCGGTCCGCCCAGATACTGCGCGAGCAGAGGAGCGGCCGAGTTCACGCCGCCTGGCGCCGCCGTGATGACCTCTGGCCCGACCAGGGCTCCTGCGCCGTAACCGAGCACCAGCGTCAACAGGTAGAACCCGCCGATGAGCCAGATGGCCCACACCACCGAACGTCGCGCCTCCTTCGCCGTCGGCACCGTGTAGAACCGCATCAGCACGTGGGGCAGACCGGCGGTGCCGAGCACCAGGGCCATGCCGAGCGAGAGGAAGTCGAGCGGATTCGCGCCGTACTGCAGCCCGGGTGCGAGTATCGCCTCACCCTGCGGGGACTTCGCGACTGCGGCCTCGAGCAGCGTGTTCAGGTTGAAGCCGTTCAGCGCGAGCACCCAGATGGTCATGACGATGGCGCCGGCGATGAGCAGGACGGCCTTGACGATCTGCACCCAAGTGGTGCCCTTCATCCCGCCGATGAGCACGTAGACGATCATCAGCACACCGACCACGCCGATGACGATCGACTGCCCGAGGCGTCCATCGATGCCGAGCAGCAGCGAGACCAGCCCGCCGGCGCCCGCCATCTGCGCGAGCAGATAGAAGAAGCACACGGCCAGTGTCGTGAGCGCTGCGGCGAGGCGGATGGGGCGCTGCTTCAGACGGAACGAGAGCACATCCGCCATGGTGAATTTGCCGGTGTTGCGCATGAGCTCTGCGACGAGGAGCAGCGCGACGAGCCAGGCGACCAGGAATCCGATCGAGTAGAGAAAACCGTCATATCCGTTCACGGCGATCGCACCGCAGATGCCGAGAAAGGATGCCGCTGACAGATAATCGCCGGCGATCGCGAACCCGTTCTGCGGCCCGGTGAATGATCTGCCTGCTGCGTAGTAGTCGGCTGCCGTCTTGTTGTTCCGGCTGGCGCGGATGACGATGAAGAGGGTCACGGCGACGAATGCCGCGAAGATCGCGATGTTGAGAATGGGGTTGTTGTCGGCGTCGGGTGTCGCCGTCATGGGGAGTGCGTTCATGCCTGCGCCTCTGTCCTCTCGAGCTCTTCACGAATCTCCTGCGCTTTCGGATCCAGTTTCCGGTTCGCGAACGAGACATAGGCCATCGTGATCACGAACGTCGAGACGAACTGCCCCAATCCCAACAGCAATCCGACGGTGATATCGCCCCATACGCGCTGGGCCATGAAATCGGTCGCGAATGCCGCCAGCAGCACATACGCGAAATACCAGATGAGGAAGAACGCGGCCATCGGGAATATGAATGAACGCTGGGTCTTCTTCAGCTTCTGGAACCGCGGTGATTCCTCGACGGCGATGTAGTCGATTCCACCTGCCGGTTCAGAGTCGATTCGGTCGGTCATGGGGCCTCCTTGCCACATGTCGGGAGCCCGCACAGTAGTGCCGTGCGGGTGGTAGGGTCGACGCTACGAAACGGGGAGCGGCGTCGTCACCCCCGAAAGTAGGTACTTTGGTGAGCAGCACGATCCCATTGGATGCAGAAGCAGATCTCGTCGCTCATGCGGTGCGCGAGCTGTCTCGTCGCACCCGCTTCCCCGTCGCATTCGGCGGCCTCATCGAAGACGGCGTCGTCTCGGTGACCAGCATCATCGGCAGCCGCACGCACAGTCTTGAGGGACTCCGCGTGCGCCCGGAGCGTGGTCTGGGCGGCCGCGCGATGACTGAACTGCGTCCCCGCATGACCAGCGACTACGGCGCCTCGCAGCAGATCACTCACGACTACGACGGTTTCATTCTCGGGGAGGGGCTACGCACCCTCCTGGCCATCCCGATCGTCGTAGGAGGGCGCTCCCGTGGAGTGCTCTACGCCGGTGCGTGGGAGGAGACGCCCGTCGGCGGGGTGAGCACTGCACCCGCGATGACCGTCGCCGAATCCGTGGCATCCGAACTGCGCATCCGCGACGAAGTGGAACGACGCATGCGTTCGTTCTCTCCACGTCCCCAGACGTTCTCCCCCTCACGGCTCGAGGAATTGCGCGAGAGCTTCGCAGATCTGCGCAGCATCTCCGCTGACATCACGGACGCCGGAATGAGGGAACGGCTTTCCCTGCTCGAGCGTCGGCTGCTCACCGTCGCCGGTGACGAGCCGCCCGTCACGACCGCTCCCGTTCCGACTGTGCATCTCTCTCCCCGCGAGACGGACGTCCTGGCGTGCGCGGCACTCGGAGCGACGAACGCCGAGATCGCATCGCAACTCAGACTTCGCGAAGGAACTGTCAAGGCCTATCTCGGCACGGCGATGTCGAAGCTCGATGCCTCCACCAGGCATGCCGCCGTCGCGCGGGCACGGCGAGCAGGGTTGCTGCCCTGACATTGCCCAGGTTCAACGGATATCCTGACTGAGGCCGCTTTCTGCGGCCCCGGACGAGGTGGACCAGTACCCGGAATGCGACAAGACTGGCTCCGAAGGAGCACATCATGTCGTGGATCATCCTTATCATCTCCGGAGTTCTCGAAGCCGTCTGGGCGACCGCATTGGGTAAGTCCGACGGATTGTCGAAGCTCTGGCCGAGTGTCATATTCTTCGTCGGACTCGCCCTGTCGATGTTCGGCCTCGCATGGGCGATGAAGGACATATCCACCGGTACCGCATATGCGGTATGGGTCGGAATAGGTGCCTCGCTGACCGTCGTGTACGCGATGATCACCGGCGACACCGATATCTCCTGGTTGCGAATTCTGCTACTGCTCGGCCTTGTCGGCTGCATCGTCGGCCTGAAACTCATCGACCCCGGTCATGAATAGCGTCTGAATCGTTGTCGCTGCTTTCTTTCCTGCGTAAGCTGACGAAATGGCCCGACGTATTGTGCATCAGCTGGTAGACGACATCGATGGAACGGTGCTGGGAATCGGAGAGGGCGAAACCGTCCATTTCTCTCTCAACAGCACGGCATATGAGATCGATCTGACTTCGGAGAATGCTGACGCATTCCGTGAAGCACTGGAGCCGTACATCTCCGTCGCCCGGCGCTCGTCTTCTGCTTCGTCTTCTCGAGGCGGAACCTCGCGCAAGCGGTCGGCAGGCTCACCTGAGACCGCCGCGATCCGCGAGTGGGCCAACGCCAACGGCTACACGGTCTCCGAACGCGGTCGCGTTCCTGGGACCATCGTGGACGCGTATCGCGCTGCGCACTGACTCGTCGCTCATCGCACGCAGCGCGCGGCGCTGATCACTCTTCTGCGGAGGTCGCCCACGGTTCATCGCCGAGGGCGATCTCCGTTGTCATGTCGTCGAGGAACCGCCTGACGATGTTCCGCTCTTCTGTCGACAGCCGGGCGGCCGCGATGAATCGGCGCGCGTGCTGCCGGCCGACCGTCTCGATGGCTGAACGGCGTGTCGTCGGAGTGATCGCGATCGCCAGCGCGCGGCGGTCGGACGGGTGCGGCGAGCGCCTGATGTGACCGCCGCGTTCTAACCGATCGAGCAGCTTCGTCGTGGAAGCCGTGGAGATGCCGAGATGCGCCGAGATCGCGCCCGGCGTCGCCGTGACACCGCTGTTCTCGCACGCGATGAGGAAGTGCAGGGCGCGCATGTCGGTCTGGTTGAGCTTCATGTAGCGAAGTGACGCCTCGGAGAGCTTCTGCTCCGCATCTCGAAGTCCACCGAGCGCCCGCATGAGTTCGCTGATGTCGCTGATGTCGGCCTGCGACATTCCCGCACGGTCGACGAGTTCGCCGGTGGGGTCGCTGACGTCGACGTCGTATATCGCCGAGCCGAAGGCGAACGGTGCTGGTTCGGCTTCGTCTGGTGCGGGCATGAGGACGATGCTATCTCCTCGAATTTATTCATGCTAGGGTTTCTTCTCGCCAGGCTAGCTAAATTGAGGACGAGATGGCCAACGAGATCGAGAAGACCGAACGTGTTCGCGTGCGCCGCCGCTCATGGGCGCGCGTGCTCATCCCCGTGGTGCTGATCCTCGCCTGGTTGATCGGCGCCGGTCTCGGCGGACCACTGTTCGGCAAGGTCAGCGAGGTCTCATCGAACGATCAGACCACCTACCTGCCTGAGTCCGCCGACGCCACGAAGGTGCAGGCGCTGCTGGGCGACTTCAACGATTCGGATGCGATCCCGGCGATCATCGTGTTCGTCGGTGACGATGACCTCGACGAGGATCAGCTGGCCGGCATCGCGGATGCACTGGAGAACGCTCCGAGCATCGAGGGCGTTTCGGACGAGATCTCCCCCGCGATCCCGTCCGACGACGGCAAGGCCGTTCAAGCGTTCGTGCCGATCCTCAGCGATGCCGACCTCGGCGACACGGTGACGGCCCTGGGCGATGAGCTCAGAGAGGCAGTCCCGGACGGAGTCGCGGTGTATGTCACCGGTCCTGCGGGTTTCTCCGCCGACCTCGTGGCCGGGTTCGCAGGGATCGACGGCCTCCTGCTCGGCGTCGCCCTGCTCGCGGTGTTCCTCATCCTGATCCTGGTGTATCGCTCGCTGCTGCTGCCGATCGTCGTGCTGTCCACCAGCCTGTTCGCCCTGTGCGTGGCCCTCCTGGTCGTGTGGTGGATGGCGAAGTGGGAGATCCTGCTGCTCAGCGGGCAGACCCAGGGCATTCTCTTCATCCTCGTCATCGGCGCCGCGACGGACTATTCGCTGCTGTTCGTGGCGCGCTTCCGCGAGGAGCTGCGTGTGACCAAAGACAAGGGCGCTGCCACGATGCAGGCGTGGAAGGGATCTTTCGAACCGATCCTGGCCTCCGGCGGCACCGTGATCGCCGGGCTGCTCTGCCTCCTGCTCAGCGATCTGAAATCCAACAGCACTTTGGGCCCGGTCGCCGCCATCGGCATTCTGTTCGCCATGCTGTCTGCCCTCACCTTGCTTCCCGCGCTGCTGTTCACGTTCGGCCGCGCCGTGTTCTGGCCGACCCGCCCGAAGTTCGAGCCTCAGGTCGTGGCCGCCGAGAACGGCATGCCGACCAAGGGCCTCTGGGCACGGCTCGCGAAACTCATCAAGCGCCACCCGCGCATCATCTGGATCCTCACGACTCTGGTGCTGCTCGCCGGCGCAGCGGGCTTCACTCAGCTGAAGGCCTCCGGTATCCCGCAGTCCGATCTCGTCATCGGGACATCGGAGGCCCGCGACGGACAGGTGGCCCTCGGCGAGCATTTCCCCGGTGGATCCGGCAGCCCGGTCTACGTCGTCGTCGATGAAGCCGCACTGCAGGACACCGCTGACGTGCTTCTCGCGAACGAC
The DNA window shown above is from Microbacterium murale and carries:
- the galU gene encoding UTP--glucose-1-phosphate uridylyltransferase GalU: MGHQKMKAVIPAAGLGTRFLPATKAMPKEMLPVVDKPAIQYVVEEAAAAGIDDILVIIGRNKNMISNHFDSVPELEVKLTEKGDMARLERVMKSSDLADIHYLRQGEPKGLGHAVLRAKAHVGDSSFAVLLGDDLIDERDELLTTMIEINERTGATVVALMEVEPSSIHLYGAAAVEATDDADIVRVTDLVEKPAPEDAPSNLAIIGRYILPAAVFPILERTEPGKGGEIQLTDALQELAADAEGPGVIGVIFRGRRYDTGDRVDYIKAIVQLATDRDDLGAELRPWLKEFSERL
- a CDS encoding 5-formyltetrahydrofolate cyclo-ligase, with product MSTDIEQEKRALRAELRERRQLLSDAQRAAAASGIHDQLDALVDAHSAASISCFLSATTEPGTRAFVTAAVQRGIRVLLPVTRADGLLDWAVADEEGDVAEGLFGLPEPTGEVLGPIAVNDVDLMIIPAAAVDLTGMRLGWGRGYFDKTIGSMEKCPPVYAVIYDSEVLDSLPREVHDQPVTGVVTPTRTLTLSPARH
- a CDS encoding FmdB family zinc ribbon protein; the protein is MPTYAYACTSCGHQFDAVQSFSEDALAICPECGGALRKQYGSIGVTFNGSGFYRTDSRSGGGEKPNSSSSSKSETSTSSAPAPAATPAST
- the mscL gene encoding large conductance mechanosensitive channel protein MscL; this encodes MFQGFKEFITKGNVIDLAVAVVIGGAFTAIVTAVVDSIITPLVALFYQPDASGNIGPTLTGIYGQSVTFPLGNLITALISFLAVALVVYFVFVVPMNTYKERQAARNPAVEEDTLPSEQELLIEIRDLLRKDALN
- a CDS encoding AAA family ATPase, coding for MTLGDQQGDQTAIAVAHIADAERTRLRAEAADLGGPSPLVTYRDTVEGGIDISRAHPGSLPQFITGRSTLLSNLFRDEVGLRTARLAAERITAKHTELRTVRGIEAVHLAVGLAGWRIGGADFAAPVLLRPLAIRRHHTDFELKLQGAFIVNPELVRVTREHFGITIDADALASLAYDGGIFKPQPVIDSLRAATQSIDTFTVLPRLVVSTFADVGAAMARDSRSLDHTLLNALAGHVADREQVTAARAEPHVTSADDRAPASDTLLLDADAEQESVLARISAGHSLVVATLPGTGGTQTVINALGELVRAGKRVLIVSARRSTLDGVRHRLAGIALDSLAVSPAGIRRDLVRAIGRNEKATSPKVSDVDDALVRLRTVLRDYRKALTTPVAGLDVSVLDATRHLARLASLPTPPSTTARLSTETLRRLAGDRTAAAAALVQAARLGEFRFGPNDSPWYGVTFSSTEAARSAHELAGRLHASSVPALLERGYELISQTRMRPFATIDELGEYLRLIEGIRDSLDRFSPTVFERPLGELIQAHGSRRDTPGMSGANRRRLRRLAKEYVRPGVHITEMHEALLRIQQQRTQWQRFVDAGVAPEIPLGLSDVYGSWQRVSAELAELDVALGRREPLASLPVERLVRTLAGLAARSDVFDNLVERATIRDTLATLGLEPLLAELSVRHVAEDQVAEELEFAWWQSLLERALQDDRALLGANTAVVDRLERDFRLVDEAHASMAGPLLAWQLANQWRIAIVDEPTESQHLRRALTQGVPSTAEIIGAAPTLMNVLAPAWISSPYQVPEIPDSVEFDAVLLVDAAAINLAEAAPAIRRARQVVAFGDPVTQRPTPFEVAVDADREWEAEVPFDDVSVFERLAELLPVMTLTRSYRAGGEDLAELINDAFYGGEIISLPWAGSYLGRGSLTVDYVEGGVGAPDPISGAVESPDAEVARVVTLVVEHAVHRPSESLMVITASARHSERVRAAVTSAFAGRSDVADFVGRDTAEPFAVLTLEESVAESRDRVIFSLGYGLTKHGRVLSDFGDLSTPDGERLLTVGMTRARRSMVLVSSIRPSSFDDGRLEHGASTLMSILGGLATRSRDSRLEDLADPLTLALARELRRLGASVDVDYRGLLPLVAQHGGKAVVIESDPESRGESLRETLRLRPHVLRRLGWHYVRVHAFDLYSDPVTAASRIAAVLGIAADAVKSDTDTQPIDLPGDV
- a CDS encoding methylated-DNA--[protein]-cysteine S-methyltransferase, whose translation is MTFRYDFAPTPFGDALVVFSDEGIVRFDLSESVDPTVPWLLEDISSRLHAVPVPDPGAADELAHLLDDYFAGDAVRFADHVRLDWRLIDGFHRTALQAITSIEWGQTMSYGEVAVVAGSPGAARAVGTACRLTPFSIIVPVHRVVRSDGSPGQYGAHPEHKRYLLDLER
- a CDS encoding solute symporter family protein, with amino-acid sequence MNALPMTATPDADNNPILNIAIFAAFVAVTLFIVIRASRNNKTAADYYAAGRSFTGPQNGFAIAGDYLSAASFLGICGAIAVNGYDGFLYSIGFLVAWLVALLLVAELMRNTGKFTMADVLSFRLKQRPIRLAAALTTLAVCFFYLLAQMAGAGGLVSLLLGIDGRLGQSIVIGVVGVLMIVYVLIGGMKGTTWVQIVKAVLLIAGAIVMTIWVLALNGFNLNTLLEAAVAKSPQGEAILAPGLQYGANPLDFLSLGMALVLGTAGLPHVLMRFYTVPTAKEARRSVVWAIWLIGGFYLLTLVLGYGAGALVGPEVITAAPGGVNSAAPLLAQYLGGPLLLGFISAVAFATILAVVAGLTITAAASFAHDIYANVIQKGRKKTDGTPVDADPNAEVRVARRTVIVIGILAILGGIGAQGQNIAFLVALAFAVAASANLPTILYSLFWRRFNTRGAVWSMYGGLASAIILIVLSPVFSGSETAMIPGIDIAIWPLNNPGIVSIPLGFILGWLGTITSRTAESPQLAAEMDVRSLTGFGAEKATEH
- a CDS encoding DUF485 domain-containing protein, with translation MTDRIDSEPAGGIDYIAVEESPRFQKLKKTQRSFIFPMAAFFLIWYFAYVLLAAFATDFMAQRVWGDITVGLLLGLGQFVSTFVITMAYVSFANRKLDPKAQEIREELERTEAQA
- a CDS encoding LuxR C-terminal-related transcriptional regulator → MSSTIPLDAEADLVAHAVRELSRRTRFPVAFGGLIEDGVVSVTSIIGSRTHSLEGLRVRPERGLGGRAMTELRPRMTSDYGASQQITHDYDGFILGEGLRTLLAIPIVVGGRSRGVLYAGAWEETPVGGVSTAPAMTVAESVASELRIRDEVERRMRSFSPRPQTFSPSRLEELRESFADLRSISADITDAGMRERLSLLERRLLTVAGDEPPVTTAPVPTVHLSPRETDVLACAALGATNAEIASQLRLREGTVKAYLGTAMSKLDASTRHAAVARARRAGLLP